In the genome of Anabaena cylindrica PCC 7122, the window TTTGTCAGTGGAACAGATTGTAGGGGGAAATTTCCTTGGAAATAATCAGTCATTAAACCTCAGGTGCTTTTTTCCTTTTGTAACAATTAGTCTGATGTACTTACAACAAACTTGCAATTGTGTAAATAGGTTTTTTTGAATACTAACAAAAAAATAGGTGTTTATGGGGCTTGCTTAACAATTAGCAGCACGCTGGATTTAGGCAAAACATAAATTGCTGAGTTCCATCTATATAAACTTACTTATCCTGAAATCAACGCATTCATACTCTTACTATCTATTAAATTTCTGGTTTAGTCACAACTATGGGCTGAATTGCTTTGGTATCTGCTGTTAATGAGTAACATAATGTTTCGTACTGATTTAAAGCTTGCTCAAAGGAATATTGCTCAATAGCGTATTGACGACTGTTGTAACCAAGGGTTTTTACCTTTTCCGGAGTTTGGTACAAGTCTAAAATTGCCGTTGCTAGAGCTTGGGCATCTTCTGGAGGTACAATCACTCCACCACCGCTTTGTTTAATTGCTCTCGCTGCTGTACCATTTTCTGGTACAGATCCCACTAAGGCTCTGCCACTGGCAAGTAGAACTTGGATTTTTGATGGCATATTGAAGGAAATCACGTTTTTTTTCTGTACTACCAAACCCACATCTGCTGCTGCCAACATTTGCGGCAGATCTTTTCGGTCCTGAAACGGTAATAACAAAACGTTATCTGCGCCCCAGTCGAGACACTGCTGTTGCAATCGCTGCAAGCCTTTGGCCTCACCGACAACCACGAAAGCAATTTCTGGAATATCACGTAGTTTTGCAGCAGCTTTAATAACTGTCTCTAAGCCTTGCGTTAAGGCAATGTTGCCAGAATATAAAGCCACAAATTTACCATTCAGGTTATGTGTAGCACGGAAAGGGTTATCTTCTCGTGGTAATGGACGGATGAAGTTGACATCAACCCAATTAGGAATTTGGACTATTTTTTCGGCTGCTATATCCTTAGAAAGCAAGTTTTCTACAAACCCATCAGCAATTACACTAATTTTACTGGCGGATGAATAGGCGAATTTTTCTAATGCTGTAAATATTTTAATCAGCCATTTGTTTTTCAGCAGACCGACGTGGATAGCTGCGTCAGGTAATATATCTTGTAAATTTAAGATCACAGGACAACCGCGTAACCATCCTAAAAGTGCAGCAGGTACGCACACTGGCAAAGATGGTGATGTAGTAATAATTACATCTGGTCGCCAACCCGTGATAGCCGGAAAAAAACTGGTAATCACAAAACTAGCATCTAGCATCACTCGATCTAACAGGTTTGGTTGGGGACGAATCCAAACATAACTACGTTGGATATCAACTCCTTCCTTTTGTTCGTTTAAATACAATTTACCCCGATAGTCTGGATAAATTTGACGTTCCGGGTAATTGGGCATAGCTGTAACTACGCGTACTTGATGTCCACGTTTGACCAGTCCCTCTGCTAATTCAGTCATTAGCGGGGCTATGCCAATAGGCTCTGGGTGGTAATTGTAGGAGTAAATTAAAATCCGCATAACAAATTAGTCGGAGTTTCCTGGTTTTTTGTTGAACGACAATTCAGTATTTGTTTTTAAAGTCACTGTGGAGTATTAGGTTCTCCTGTACAATTTTATTGTCTCTTTATACATATTGTTTGCTAGTAAGTTTTCATTGAAGATTATGTAAATTTTG includes:
- a CDS encoding glycosyltransferase family 4 protein, which produces MRILIYSYNYHPEPIGIAPLMTELAEGLVKRGHQVRVVTAMPNYPERQIYPDYRGKLYLNEQKEGVDIQRSYVWIRPQPNLLDRVMLDASFVITSFFPAITGWRPDVIITTSPSLPVCVPAALLGWLRGCPVILNLQDILPDAAIHVGLLKNKWLIKIFTALEKFAYSSASKISVIADGFVENLLSKDIAAEKIVQIPNWVDVNFIRPLPREDNPFRATHNLNGKFVALYSGNIALTQGLETVIKAAAKLRDIPEIAFVVVGEAKGLQRLQQQCLDWGADNVLLLPFQDRKDLPQMLAAADVGLVVQKKNVISFNMPSKIQVLLASGRALVGSVPENGTAARAIKQSGGGVIVPPEDAQALATAILDLYQTPEKVKTLGYNSRQYAIEQYSFEQALNQYETLCYSLTADTKAIQPIVVTKPEI